In one window of Frigoriglobus tundricola DNA:
- the tnpA gene encoding IS66 family insertion sequence element accessory protein TnpA → MPDSSVRSRSGASANRKWVECLERFAASNQTVAAFCTTEGVSLSNFYLWRRRLAQPAPPPVVVPMRVAPLPTPATPIELALPSGTVVRFTIRVSPRLHVRSGHRVIHRNRPGASGNLFSWEALA, encoded by the coding sequence ATGCCCGACTCGTCCGTTCGCTCCCGTTCTGGCGCGAGCGCCAACCGGAAATGGGTTGAATGCCTCGAACGCTTTGCGGCCAGCAATCAGACTGTCGCCGCGTTCTGCACCACTGAAGGCGTTTCCCTGTCCAACTTCTACTTGTGGCGGCGACGCCTCGCCCAACCCGCTCCGCCGCCGGTCGTCGTGCCCATGCGCGTCGCACCACTTCCGACGCCCGCGACACCGATCGAACTGGCTCTGCCGTCCGGAACCGTCGTCCGGTTCACCATTCGAGTGTCTCCGCGATTACACGTCCGGTCTGGTCACCGAGTTATTCATCGGAACCGGCCCGGCGCGTCGGGAAATTTGTTTTCTTGGGAAGCGCTCGCGTGA